A stretch of DNA from Triticum dicoccoides isolate Atlit2015 ecotype Zavitan chromosome 2A, WEW_v2.0, whole genome shotgun sequence:
CATGGCACGGTCCGGAATCGCGGCCTCCCCACCAATCTGGTTTCCCCCATCAACAGGCACGTGGGCCGACACGACTAGACTCGTGGCCCCGGGAGACAGCGACGCAGTGTTGGGACCCGGCTCGCTTGGCGGGACCCCATCGACCACGTGCTCCCTAGAAGCTTCGTGGCAGCGCGcgggggaggggtggcccctctgaTCTCCTCAAGTTAGTTGGGCTGCGTGGCTGGGCCCGCANNNNNNNNNNNNNNNNNNNNNNNNNNNNNNNNNNNNNNNNNNNNNNNNNNNNNNNNNNNNNNNNNNNNNNNNNNNNNNNNNNNNNNNNNNNNNNNNNNNNNNNNNNNNNNNNNNNNNNNNNNNNNNNNNNNNNNNNNNNNNNNNNNNNNNNNNNNNNNNNNNNNNNNNNNNNNNNNNNNNNNNNNNNNNNNNNNNNNNNNNNNNNNNNNNNNNNNNNNNNNNNNNNNNNNNNNNNNNNNNNNNNNNNNNNNNNNNNNNNNNNNNNNNNNNNNNNNNNNNNNNNNNNNNNNNNNNNNNNNNNNNNNNNNNNNNNNNNNNNNNNNNNNNNNNNNNNNNNNNNNNNNNNNNNNNNNNNNNNNNNNNNNNNNNNNNNNNNNNNNNNNNNNNNNNNNNNNNNNNNNNNNNNNNNNNNNNNNNNNNNNNNNNNNNNNNNNNNNNNNNNNNNNNNNNNNNNNNNNNNNNNNNNNNNNNNNNNNNNNNNNNNNNNNNNNNNNNNNNNNNNNNNNNNNNNNNNNNNNNNNNNNNNNNNNNNNNNNNNNNNNNNNNNNNNNNNNNNNNNNNNNNNNNNNNNNNNNNNNNNNNNNNNNNNNNNNNNNNNNNNNNNNNNNNNNNNNNNNNNNNNNNNNNNNNNNNNNNNNNNNNNNNNNNNNNNNNNNNNNNNNNNNNNNNNNNNNNNNNNNNNNNNNNNNNNNNNNNNNNNNNNNNNNNNNNNNNNNNNNNNNNNNCTCCATGAACTCTCCAAAGTCCCTGATCTCCTCAATGTGAATCAACACCTTGTATTGCAGCATGGTGGGCTCGAACAATGGCGCCACCAAGCCTGGCTCAGGCACCGCCAACCAACAGAGCGTCGGAATGCTATCGTAGTTCGCCGTCCAAGCAGTGGGCCTGAAAGCGGAAAGATCTCTCCTTGAACTCGTGTCTGGCGCGATGGTGTCCACCAGGCATGCCGAACCCAGCAGGTCCTCGGCGGTCTCTCTCTCCCAAGCATGGGGCGGGATGCCTTCCAACACTAGCGACACTCTCTGACCGGGGATGGAGTGGACGGCATGTGCTTGCCTTGTCCACTGCCTGAAGAACAGCTTAACCCCACGGTGCTCTAGCGGCGGCCTCGAGCTCACTCCGTTCCTGATCTCAGCGGAGGCGAAGACGACAAGGAAATCCTCAGGCCGATAGCGATGAACTGAGACCCACTATGACTGAATGTCGAGCTTTTCCTCCAGGGCTTGAAGCACGAACTCCGGCTCGACGTCATGGCGCGCTCCGGCCACATACGCCACCATGGAGAATCTCAACCTCTGCTCCAGATCCGCCATCGTCCGGCCCTGCCTGAGCACACAGAGCTCCCCCATGGCAGGCTCCTCCTCCGGATCCACCCGCTGGGAACCCGACGGCGCGAGGCGAGGACACCCCAGCGCGCGGTCCCTGCCGGGCGGCGAAAGGCGAGGCCACACCGGCGCGCAGTCCCTGTCGGAGCGGGGTGGCGGNNNNNNNNNNNNNNNNNNNNNNNNNNNNNNNNNNNNNNNNNNNNNNNNNNNNNNNNNNNNNNNNNNNNNNNNNNNNNNNNNNNNNNNNNNNNNNNNNNNNNNNNNNNNNNNNNNNNNNNNNNNNNNNNNNNNNNNNNNNNNNNNNNNNNNNNNNNNNNNNNNNNNNNNNNNNNNNNNNNNNNNNNNNNNNNNNNNNNNNNNNNNNNNNNNNNNNNNNNNNNNNNNNNNNNNNNNNNNNNNNNNNNNNNNNNNNNNNNNNNNNNNNNNNNNNNNNNNNNNNNNNNNNNNNNNNNNCTAGAAGGATGTCCCTCTTGACCGCACCGAAAGCAAACCATGGGGTTGGTGCAGTCGTTCCTGAAGTGCCCCTCCTTGAGGCATCGGAAGCACTTGCCGTCCATATCCGGCGAGATCTCCCGCCGCGCAGGAGCCGGAACGGCACGTGAAGCGCCCTCTCTCTCCGCCTGCCTCCGGCGCCAAAGCTCGCGCCTTGAAGGTCTCGGCTGGACGAACGGCACCTCCGGACGGGAGGCGCTCACCGCCTCCCCGGACGCCGTCCAGCGGAGGCCGCCGCGCCCGAGCTCTCCGAAAGCCCGAGGCCAGAGACCACCGGCCACTCCGTGCTCCTAGGGAACGCCGACGAGACGGAGGCCGGACTGCCTGCCATGATCCCCCAGAACCGCCGCACGAAgggaggagaggtggccgccgGGGTCGGAGTGACCGTCGGCGGGAGGCGGTGGACGCCGGCGCCGGAGTGGCGCACGGCGGGCGGCGGGATGGGAGCGGAAGGGGGGAGCAGGAGGGTTTCAAGGGGAATCGAGCTTTCTTTTTTTGCCCTATTCCCCCGATTCGATTCCCGCCGGCACTGAATTAGATATATGGATAAAAAATAATAGCAGTAGCACTAGATaaattaatttatgtattgtgatcAGATGTTAAAACTCTTTTTTAGTAAACTATAACAGCAGCAAAGTAATATTGGGTAAAAAGCGTACACAAGACACCCCAGAATGCAGAAGTTTTAGTGTTCAAGGGGCTGAAGAAGTGAAGATGAATGTTAACTTGCAAAATTTTATGCTATGAATGCTTCCATGGCAAGCTCGAAACCACAGGAAAGCTCCAGCATCAGTGGTATAAAAAAAACTCGAAAATAGAATTCTGAATATATCCTATATTTCACACGAAAATACAGAGTAAAACAGCACAAAGATGACGTTGTTTTCACATCAAGTTTCCAGGTGCAGTTGCGCTGTTCTTTTTTATGGCAGTAGCACTAGTTCTTGCAGGAAGATAATAAAACAGGGTACTGATCTCAGAAGGCATAGTCTTCACAAGTTCACAGTATTAGATAGAAAGGAAACTAATGATGCAAGCATAGCAGCTATCGAACAGCCAAACAGGACTTCCTTTGAACTGCTGTTGAGTAATTGTCAGTGCTGATATATGTTCTTTGTGATGCAGTAGCACTGCTGATGAAATAAGACTATCAGAAAGGTGCGATAGGACCCGGGAGCCCCGGCACCCCATTATCCCAGTCGTCCAGTTTTCTTTGACATTCTCACACTGTCTGACTTGTGGCAGATGCTTTCCAGTGATAAGTCTGCTAATCAGCTGCTCTCGTCCAGTTTGACTAGACGGGCTACTGTAGCCATATGGATGCTTTTGACTCTGGTAGAAAACAGTGCAGCGATCCTTTTCTCTCTCCTCTGTCTGATTCTCACCATCGCCTCTCGTTGGAAACAATTGTTTTCTCTCTCACACAACCTCTCTTTCCTATCATTTCTACTCTCTCTCATACACACGGACCCAAAAAAAACTCCAAAAAGCTTTGCAAGCGGCCGCTCTCTCTCACTTTTGCATGCATCTTCTGAAAAAATTTGCATGTCGCACACTCTCTCTCACGGGAAAGAAGCAACAGCGAGTGAGTGGTGGGACAGGTGAACGAGAATCTTGTACAGGACAAACAacctaaggcctcctttggtttgtaggaatgtatTCCTAtttctatgtaggataggaatcaatgcTTCACGTTTTGGAgaaaaaaaacattagcctagactcaatgaaaataattctatcctatgcaccaaatgacatctctttctttataggaattgacatgcatgtcatctcacttcctataatttttttattcctataaaattcctatcctatgaaccaaagaaggcctttCACGTAGCCTGTTAAACCAAGCGGTGGTGGAGGACTCCGCACATATCCCAACAAGATGTTTCTCACTTGACGATTGAGATAACCGGGTGTCTAAACACCCGGGTGTTGAAAAGCCAATCTCATATGACTATAGGAGAGGGCTTGGCACAAAAGAAGGGGAAAACTATTAGCCACACTAAGTTCTCATGTTTCTCTTTCTCTAGTGTAATTTGTTTTGGAACCAAGTGCAGCTCAGCAAACAGTGGCCGTGAAAGGATTCCGGCATGCCAGGGCGCCGTCgcaacaccaaaaaagaaaggCGTAGTGGCGGCCGTGGCGGAGCTCGTCGGTTGCGGTGCGTACGCCAGGGCGGCGTCGAAGCCAAACAACGCGGCGGCGCCGGGGTCTGTGGTGGCAGCCATGGCGGGACGGTGACGAGATACGgctggggggaggggaggggaggggcggcaggAAAATACCTCCGGGGAGAAGGCACAGGGAAGAAGGGCACGCCGGCGTCCTGGAGGCGGTTGCGGCGCGTCGGTCGCAGGAGAATAAACTGCGCGTCCCTCGAGGGCTCGCTCAATCGGCACGAAATATGGGATCGGGACGGGCTGGCCCGGGGCAACTCGGAATTTTCGGCCCGGAAAGGATGATCTCTGAAATTTCTGGTCCACCCCGACCTGCCAAACTAGGCCTCAGTGACATGTTGCACCTAAAAATACTATAAGATCTAAAGCACTAAAAATATAAGatctaaatatatttaaataaactGTAAACTTTTTTTTTCATTCTGCGAAGATTGATACTCCCtcttttccggtttataaggctcaattcaaaaatctcaccaaccaaccaaggtagatgatgagtggtggaatattttttgtagtttgcaaaagcacccaattaatgctcttgttttcctcaaaaaattatgtttatgaatgcattaattgcaatgcatgcattggttagttttctcttaatacttgcatgcaatgatttaatgcaccttaaagtctgaacatgtgatggggaacaaccaaattgagccttataaaatggaaaaactaaaattttgagataagccctataaactggaaaggagggagtacaaggTTGCCATTTATATATTTCATCACGTCGCATTTCTTTTCTCTtgctataaataaataaataaactgtcACCTGACTTCTACACAAAGTTGCATTTGCCATGATCTAAAATCATTATGCACTTGAGCCATTAATCATCGGATGTTGATAGCTATAATAGCTTATTGACATGAGCTGTCATTATGTACCTATCTCCTTTTTAAATGTGATAATGTTTTCGGTCTTTGGAAATCACTTGAGGGGAGGAGTTTATCCTGATGTGTCCATGTGGTCATTTTGTTCATATGTACTTTGAACTAAAACCAAGTATTTTGGAACAGGGGAGCACCATTTAACGTTTGCAGAAATGTTCGCGTGGGAAGGAGTTTATCCTGATGTATCCATCACACAATTATACTGTGGAGGCACAAGACTCACACTTGTGTCTTTGGAGTAATTGGCTTCAGCCATGTTTTCATCTACGGTGTTACCTAGCGTCGATTTTACAGCCATTATTACAACCATGCACAGAGTTCTATCATTTTCCTTTCATATACTATGAAATCTTGCATGATTATTTTGAGTTTGTTAGCAGCCTTTTTTTCATTTATTGCAAGATGGTGTATCATTAACACACTTCGATATTGCATGATTATAATGTAGGAAGCTTCATATTTGTTGTACTTTTTTCTTGTGAAAAAGATTCAAATCTATCATCAAAGTTCATCATAAGTACCAAACACTCAGAATGTATGCGGACTCAGTCTCTTGAAGATGCTCATAGGGTAGTTGTGCGTTTGTGTTTACAGAAATGAGTGTATACGAGAATGTATGAGCGTTTGTGTCTGTGATGTGTTAAAAAAATGCAAACGAGAGCATTAAAAAGGCAGAGAAATTCGTTGGGCCCTCCAATATATGCTTCGGCCTATCCCATGTACTAGGATTATTGATGATGCATGCATAGACAGGTCCCATGGTAGTTGCCAGTAGTTAAGCCTGCTGTCGGCGCAACTGCCAGTTGACGAACGCAAGCGCCATCTGCAAAAATTCACCAAACTGTCACATGAGGTGGTCTGTTGCCTTCATATCAGCTGGCACACTACCAACGCAATACGTTACTGTGACGCCGTCATATCTACCACTGCCTCTCTTCCTAAATGTAAAAGGTTTTGACAGTTTAATACATTAGAAACATAGGTAGTAGTGTATATTAGGATCTAGAACGTTTTAAAGGCTACCTTTGACCATTAATACAATTAACAATATATAAGATGCATGatataaaaaattatatcattagaaaTTCCTTTCAATATGAATCTGACAATACACTTTTTGTTGCATACACATCATATATTATTGTTCTAACCGGTGGTTAAAGTCGATCTCGAAaacgtaatatatatatatatatatatatatatatatatatatattatatatatatatatatatatatatatatatatatattttgaggTCAGGCCCTGTATATTTGAATGAAGGGAGTAATGCGAAGGGAAGTAGAAAAAAAACTTGATCATATATGACCGGCTGGCAGCTACCAAACACTCCGGTAATCTCATTTATTTAGTACCAATAAGCCTGAGGTGGAAGAAAGTTTGAGGGATTCCAGTCATTTTAAAAGTTACACATACATCAATATGGCCACTGAAATTTCGCGTCTATACTATTTTTTGGCAGGGTTCTCTTGCTCTTATGTTGTTTGGTACAGTTGCTTAGTCTAGATCCACACATCCAAGTCTATGTACGTGTAAAGTTTGCAGCAACAGCGAATTGTGAAGTTTGCGTGTATCTAGTGAAAACAAAGTTGGGAATCAAAGAAATTTCTCAGTTTCAGTATCTGTATGCCCTTGTGTTTGGCTCTTCGTTATTTATTTTTGAGCACCCATCTGGATTGGGTTATGAAAACCCATGAGAAGCAACTGGATGCATTCCAGTGTCCCAAGTTACAATCATAAAATATTCTCACAGTCATTGTGTAATCTCAAATCTGCatcgcaaaacaaaacaaaaaaatcttCATCTGTATAGCAAAAATGAAAGGTGTCAAACAACTTCCATGGCTTATCTAGTGAAATGGAAGGTGTCAAACAACTTCCATGGCTTATCTAGTGAAATGGAAGGTGTCAAACAACTTCCATGGCTTATCTAGTGAAATGGGAGGTGTCAAACAACTGCCATGGCTTGCAGCTTTTTTGGGATGCCCACCAGTCATCAAGGGTGTGGCTTGCGCCACTTTACTGATCCGTGGCACCATGGTCTTCCCCTTCTCTTCCCATGTATGCCTTCTTTCAAGAGCATGTCTATATATACTAGAAGTAGTGATTCATTCGCGTGCGGGATGCACGTGTGACTTAGGACTTGGATGACGGCGAAGGCGAGGAAGGAGGAGATGCGTTGAGGTACTGGTCGCCCTTCATCGGCAGCAGCACCAGCCGGCAGCTGGCCACGAGCCCCTGCCCCTCCACCACGGAGCTCAGCCCGGCGTGGTTCACGAAGCAGCCCACAGCGCGGTGATGCAGGATGTGCTGCTGCTGCACCCACCCCGTGTGCACCACGCCCCTGACCTTGGTCCTCTCGGCGAACCCCGGCGGCGTGCACTTGGCTAGCTCCGCCTCGGTGTCCGTGCCCTTGGGGAAGTTGAGCACGACGAAGAACGGCCGGTTGGTGGATTCCAGGCCCAGGAGgagctccgcggcggcggcggctgggaggaacGTCTCGCTCTCGAAGGAGGCGAACACGACGACGCTGTCCGGGAAGGAGGAGAGCCACTTGGCCCACCGCTCCTTGAGCTCGTAATATGATGACTGTCATATTCACTCAGGGTTGACCTTTTGTTTCTTCGAGTGCCCCTTGTTTTTCTTGGCATCACGGCGCTCCCGCTTCAGACCCTTTATGTCTTTTGTTAAGATCAATTTTGAAATCTTTCAGTTATAAAAACATGAAGCAGATTAGTACACCAATGGGTTAAATTTAAACTTCACAACTATTTATAAAACAAATTAGACACAAACCTTCTGGCCTGGAATGTAGATCATGCCCCGCTTGCCGTCAATTCACATTTTTCACCTGCAAAAATGGTAATGTAGTTGAGAATACATATTGACATACAAGTTCTNNNNNNNNNNNNNNNNNNNNNNNNNNNNNNNNNNNNNNNNNNNNNNNNNNNNNNNNNNNNNNNNNNNNNNNNNNNNNNNNNNNNNNNNNNNNNNNNNNNNNNNNNNNNNNNNNNNNNNNNNNNNNNNNNNNNNNNNNNNNNNNNNNNNNNNNNNNNNNNNNNNNNNNNNNNNNNNNNNNNNNNNNNNNNNNNNNNNNNNNNNNNNNNNNNNNNNNNNNNNNNNNNNNNNNNNNNNNNNNNNNNNNNNNNNNNNNNNNNNNNNNNNNNNNNNNNNNNNNNNNNNNNNNNNNNNNNNNNNNNNNNNNNNNNNNNNNNNNNNNNNNNNNNNNNNNNNNNNNNNNNNNNNNNNNNNNNNNNNNNNNNNNNNNNNNNNNNNNNNNNNNNNNNNNNNNNNNNNNNNNNNNNNNNNNNNNNNNNNNNNNNNNNNNNNNNNNNNNNNNNNNNNNNNNNNNNNNNNNNNNNNNNNNNNNNNNNNNNNNNNNNNNNNNNNNNNNNNNNNNNNNNNNNNNNNNNNNNNNNNNNNNNNNNNNNNNNNNNNNNNNNNNNNNNNNNNNNNNNNNNNNNNNNNNNNNNNNNNNNNNNNNNNNNNNNNNNNNNNNNNNNNNNNNNNNNNNNNNNNNNNNNNNNNNNNNNNNNNNNNNNNNNNNNNNNNNNNNNNNNNNNNNNNNNNNNNNNNNNNNNNNNNNNNNNNNNNNNNNNNNNNNNNNNNNNNNNNNNNNNNNNNNNNNNNNNNNNNNNNNNNNNNNNNNNNNNNNNNNNNNNNNNNNNNNNNNNNNNNNNNNNNNNNNNNNNNNNNNNNNNNNNNNNNNNNNNNNNNNNNNNNNNNNNNNNNNNNNNNNNNNNNNNNNNNNNNNNNNNNNNNNNNNNNNNNNNNNNNNNNNNNNNNNNNNNNNNNNNNNNNNNNNNNNNNNNNNNNNNNNNNNNNNNNNNNNNNNNNNNNNNNNNNNNNNNNNNNNNNNNNNNNNNNNNNNNNNNNNNNNNNNNNNNNNNNNNNNNNNNNNNNNNNNNNNNNNNNNNNNNNNNNNNNNNNNNNNNNNNNNNNNNNNNNNNNNNNNNNNNNNNNNNNNNNNNNNNNNNNNNNNNNNNNNNNNNNNNNNNNNNNNNNNNNNNNNNNNNNNNNNNNNNNNNNNNNNNNNNNNNNNNNNNNNNNNNNNNNNNNNNNNNNNNNNNNNNNNNNNNNNNNNNNNNNNNNNNNNNNNNNNNNNNNNNNNNNNNNNNNNNNNNNNNNNNNNNNTCTTCTTGATAAAACAAGACATCTGTTAGGAAAAGGCCTAATATCTGATCAGCCTGCATCGATCTAGCGGGTTGTTGCTAATATGCTATGCTATTTATTGCTCCATCGTCCATGACAATGGAATTGTCTTAGCACTGCACCAGTTTTGCTATAGAACCACTACAAGTTAGCATTGTGCCTGGCATTTTAGAGATTTATCGTTCTAACCTGTGTTATCAAACTGATTGGTTTATTCATCCACTGGTTTACAATGTACGCAAGGAGAAGTTAGGTTCTGTAAGTCACAATATGAAAAGCTCACTCGTCTTTTAATTGAGTCGACCAGCAAACAATCCATCGCAATTTACCCAGATTGGATGACTCCTATGAGGCCAGGGGGCGCTGaaccacccccccccccccaccttgaAGGAAATTTTTGTAGAAGGGGTTAGATTAGTTTTCTTTTAGCATTTGCCCCACCAAACATTGATTTTCGGGTAGCTCCACCACTGATGGTAGAGATAGACTGGGAGAGTAGCAACACCATCTTTCTCCTTCTCCTCAACGACACAGCCAACTTCACCAGCGAGAAGAACGCGGCGCCGAACGCAAAGTCGGTGTGCGGCTACGAGATCATAGAGGGCATCAAGACTCGGGGAAGCATAGGCATCCGAAGGTGCGAAGATGATCGTACGTCGGGTGAGTACCATGGAGGAGGAAGAAAGGCGTGTGTTGGGCAATGGCACGGGAGGGTCGGCGGTTGAGTAGGTGTGTGGCTGTGTTGAGGGCTTCAACCCAGAACTTGGGAGGCATGGAGGCTTGGACGAGCAGGGTTCGAAGGATATCGTTGGTGGTGCGAATAGCTCTCTCGGCCTTGCCGTTTTGTGGTGAAGTATGAGGGCAAGAGAGACGGAGAGCGATGCCGGTGTGGGAGAGATGATCGCGTAGGACGTGGTTGAGAAACTCGCCACCATTGTCGCACTGTAGGCATCGCACCATTGTTTGATACTGCGTACACACATATGAGAAGAAACGGAGAAGTGTGGGAGTGGCGTCAGATTTATGGCGCAATGGGTAAGTCCAAGTATAATGGGAAAAATCATCCAATATAATCAAGTAATAACCAAATCCGGAGCAACTTTGGACGGGAGACGTCCAGAGATCGCAGTGTATTATTTCAAATGGAAAGGAAGTAAATGACCTGGACGCAGCAAATGATAACCTAGCTTGCTTGCCTAACTGACACGCCTCACACACAGAATGGGGGTGGGAGGATTTATTACAATCTGGAAGGAAATGTGCAGATAGCCTAGAGAGAGCTTCGGGGCTGAGATGTCCAAGGCGCCGATGCCAAACGTCGCTGGTGATGGAGAGGGCCGTGCTGGTTGGCAACGGAGCAGCGGAGCCGAAGAACGGGTAGAGCCCGGTTGAGCTATTGGACCTCATGAGAGGGGTCCGAGTTTGAAGATCCTTCACCAAAAAACCGAGAGGGTCAAATTCTATTGAAACAGAGTTATCAGTGGTAAAGTTGCGAACAGACAGTAAATCTTGAATAATATTAGGTGAGACAAGAACATTGTTGATGTGGAAAGGACGGTTAGTGAGAGTGGTAGAGCCGACGGAGGTAACAGGAAGGGAAGATCCATTGCCTACTGTGATGCCTTGCGAATGAAATGATGAAGGAGAAGACAGCCGGGAGAGAGTACCTGGGTTACCAGTGATGTGGGACGTGGCCCCGCTGTCCATGTACCAATTGGCGGAGGAGCCCGGCGACAGCTGCAGGTTGCTCATGGCGGCGCCGAGGAGACTCTGTTGATCCCACGACTGCTGAGCGGGGCCGGCGGAGGAGCTGCCGGCGTCGGGGAAGACCACTGGATAGGAGTGGTTGGGGTTGCTCGGGCGCGGGCCCAGCACGCCGACCGCGTTCGGGGGCGTCCACGGTGCGCGCCACTGGGCAGGCATGGGGGAACCCCACGGGGCGAAGTANNNNNNNNNNNNNNNNNNNNNNNNNNNNNNNNNNNNNNNNNNNNNNNNNNNNNNNNNNNNNNNNNNNNNNNNNNNNNNNNNNNNNNNNNNNNNNNNNNNNNNNNNNNNNNNNNNNNNNNNNNNNNNNNNNNNNNNNNNNNNNNNNNNNNNNNNNNNNNNNNNNNNNNNNNNNNNNNNNNNNNNNNNNNNNNNNNNNNNNNNNNNNNNNNNNNNNNNNNNNNNNNNNNNNNNNNNNNNNNNNNNNNNNNNNNNNNNNNNNNNNNNNNNNNNNNNNNNNNNNNNNNNNNNNNNNNNNNNNNNNNNNNNNNNNNNNNNNNNNNNNNNNNNNNNNNNNNNNNNNNNNNNNNNNNNNNNNNNNNNNNNNNNNNNNNNNNNNNNNNNNNNNNNNNNNNNNNNNNNNNNNNNNNNNNNNNNNNNNNNNNNNNNNNNNNNNNNNNNNNNNNNNNNNNNNNNNNNNNNNNNNNNNNNNNNNNNNNNNNNNNNNNNNNNNNNNNNNNNNNNNNNNNNNNNNNNNNNNNNNNNNNNNNNNNNNNNNNNNNNNNNNNNNNNNNNNNNNNNNNNNNNNNNNNNNNNNNNNNNNNNNNNNNNNNNNNNNNNNNNNNNNNNNNNNNNNNNNNNNNNNNNNNNNNNNNNNNNNNNNNNNNNNNNNNNNNNNNNNNNNNNNNNNNNNNNNNNNNNNNNNNNNNNNNNNNNNNNNNNNNNNNNNNNNNNNNNNNNNNNNNNNNNNNNNNNNNNNNNNNNNNNNNNNNNNNNNNNNNNNNNNNNNNNNNNNNNNNNNNNNNNNNNNNNNNNNNNNNNNNNNNNNNNNNNNNNNNNNNNNNNNNNNNNNNNNNNNNNNNNNNNNNNNNNNNNNNNNNNNNNNNNNNNNNNNNNNNNNNNNNNNNNNNNNNNNNNNNNNNNNNNNNNNNNNNNNNNNNNNNNNNNNNNNNNNNNNNNNNNNNNNNNNNNNNNNNNNNNNNNNNNNNNNNNNNNNNNNNNNNNNNNNNNNNNNNNNNNNNNNNNNNNNNNNNNNNNNNNNNNNNNNNNNNNNNNNNNNNNNNNNNNNNNNNNNNNNNNNNNNNNNNNNNNNNNNNNNNNNNNNNNNNNNNNNNNNNNNNNNNNNNNNNNNNNNNNNNNNNNNNNNNNNNNNNNNNNNNNNNNNNNNNNNNNNNNNNNNNNNNNNNNNNNNNNNNNNNNNNNNNNNNNNNNNNNNNNNNNNNNNNNNNNNNNNNNNNNNNNNNNNNNNNNNNNNNNNNNNNNNNNNNNNNNNNNNNNNNNNNNNNNNNNNNNNNNNNNNNNNNNNNNNNNNNNNNNNNNNNNNNNNNNNNNNNNNNNNNNNNNNNNNNNNNNNNNNNNNNNNNNNNNNNNNNNNNNNNNNNNNNNNNNNNNNNNNNNNNNNNNNNNNNNNNNNNNNNN
This window harbors:
- the LOC119357550 gene encoding UDP-glycosyltransferase 79A2-like, which translates into the protein MIYIPGQKISKLILTKDIKGLKRERRDAKKNKGHSKKQKERWAKWLSSFPDSVVVFASFESETFLPAAAAAELLLGLESTNRPFFVVLNFPKGTDTEAELAKCTPPGFAERTKVRGVVHTGWVQQQHILHHRAVGCFVNHAGLSSVVEGQGLVASCRLVLLPMKGDQYLNASPPSSPSPSSKS